A section of the Spirosoma pollinicola genome encodes:
- a CDS encoding arginine deiminase family protein yields the protein MKNTDNTTFVDLIRTDNDPETLPFSRINVSSEIGTLRRLLIHSPDRGLGKVVPSKAQDWLFEDIVHLDMMRRDEYDYYVKILLYFLDPDKVRGKIADIGPDSDRSFFKPDHADYFKSDKVIDIQCLLSDILGNETIRTQLIAAICGIERTSYQTQQQLRQYEPNELAKIMISGSLPDLTMLFSPLPNFIFTRDIGIVINDHILLNKPAKLARTREALLAQYIFFNHPLFVDYQDKILEIPDNEHAFLLPEADMNRDVTRTTLEGGDVMMIGKRHLIVGVSERTTLYAAQQVMRLVFAKNVVDKVTVLQIPKKRDYMHIDTVFTQVKRNIWVLLGSLARTGDEAKKRDVIHFFAPKDVSEDLKIMQFRKGQEQKPFEFENLEDLLIDISTNDLGATDPVQFIYSGNNEFPFGAREQWTDSCNLLALKDGVVVGYDRNEKTADAFRAAGFEVIGAAKLLARFERGESSPETIENTFIMLPSAELSRARGGSHCMSLPLFREEV from the coding sequence ATGAAGAATACAGATAACACCACTTTTGTTGACTTGATACGGACAGATAACGATCCTGAAACCCTGCCATTTTCCCGCATAAACGTATCCTCTGAAATTGGTACGCTGCGTAGATTACTCATCCACAGCCCCGACCGGGGGCTAGGAAAAGTGGTGCCCTCAAAAGCGCAGGATTGGCTTTTTGAAGATATCGTGCACCTGGATATGATGCGTCGGGACGAGTACGATTACTATGTTAAGATCCTGTTGTATTTCCTGGACCCTGATAAAGTGAGGGGTAAAATAGCCGACATCGGGCCTGACTCTGACCGGTCGTTTTTTAAGCCCGATCATGCTGATTACTTCAAATCCGATAAGGTAATCGATATTCAATGTCTGCTCTCCGACATTCTGGGCAATGAGACTATCCGCACTCAGTTGATTGCCGCTATTTGTGGAATAGAGCGGACATCGTACCAGACCCAGCAGCAGTTGAGGCAGTACGAGCCCAACGAACTGGCTAAAATCATGATTTCCGGATCGCTGCCCGATTTGACAATGCTCTTTTCTCCCCTCCCGAATTTTATTTTTACGAGGGATATCGGGATTGTTATTAACGATCACATTCTGCTCAACAAACCAGCAAAACTGGCCCGCACGCGTGAAGCTCTACTGGCGCAGTATATTTTCTTTAATCATCCATTGTTTGTTGATTATCAGGATAAAATACTTGAGATACCAGATAACGAACACGCCTTTTTACTGCCCGAAGCCGATATGAACCGGGATGTTACACGCACAACCCTCGAAGGGGGCGACGTGATGATGATTGGCAAACGACACCTGATCGTTGGCGTAAGTGAACGGACTACCTTATACGCGGCTCAGCAGGTGATGCGGTTGGTATTTGCCAAAAATGTGGTCGATAAGGTTACGGTTCTTCAAATTCCGAAAAAACGCGACTACATGCACATCGACACGGTTTTTACGCAGGTAAAACGTAATATCTGGGTGCTGTTGGGGTCGTTGGCCCGCACGGGCGATGAAGCAAAGAAACGCGATGTAATCCATTTTTTTGCCCCGAAAGATGTGTCGGAAGACTTGAAAATAATGCAGTTCAGGAAAGGACAGGAACAGAAGCCATTCGAATTTGAAAACCTGGAAGATCTGCTGATCGATATTAGTACAAACGATCTCGGCGCCACCGATCCCGTACAGTTTATTTATTCGGGTAATAATGAGTTTCCGTTTGGTGCCCGTGAGCAGTGGACGGACTCCTGCAACCTGTTGGCACTGAAAGACGGCGTGGTGGTTGGATACGACCGAAACGAAAAAACCGCAGATGCCTTTCGGGCGGCTGGCTTTGAGGTGATCGGTGCCGCTAAGTTACTGGCACGTTTCGAACGGGGGGAGTCGTCTCCCGAAACCATTGAAAATACGTTTATCATGTTGCCATCAGCCGAGTTAAGCCGTGCACGTGGCGGTTCTCACTGCATGAGTTTACCCCTTTTTCGGGAAGAAGTATAG
- a CDS encoding SDR family oxidoreductase, producing MKTALITGANVGIGLATARALARKGINLILLCRNKEKGQEALATIQRINPAVTVELLIADLSDLDSIRRAVQEVKLKHQKLDILINNAGYSPDRIEFVDNVEKSFYANHIGHFVLTYHLLDLLKAAGEARIINLSSAAYALGKASRFFQRNPTMSIMSAYGDGKLANVLFTKELAKRYADSGITAYAVHPGVVNSGFGSNFTGAFGFMMGLARPFMRSPERGAETSIYLATAPIATLTKLDGKAGGSGGYFADSAPKQLRHTDLTNRQADDLWTKSLAYV from the coding sequence ATGAAAACGGCATTGATTACGGGGGCAAACGTTGGTATTGGGCTGGCAACAGCCAGGGCGCTGGCTCGCAAAGGAATTAACCTGATTTTGCTTTGCCGGAACAAAGAAAAAGGGCAGGAGGCTCTGGCAACTATACAACGCATCAATCCGGCTGTAACCGTCGAACTGTTGATTGCCGATCTGAGCGATCTTGATTCAATACGCAGGGCCGTTCAGGAAGTCAAACTGAAGCACCAGAAACTGGACATATTAATTAATAATGCCGGGTATTCGCCCGATAGAATCGAGTTCGTTGATAACGTCGAAAAGTCATTTTATGCCAATCATATTGGCCATTTTGTGCTGACCTATCATCTGCTTGATTTACTCAAAGCGGCTGGAGAAGCACGCATCATTAACCTATCGTCGGCGGCCTATGCATTGGGCAAAGCCTCACGCTTTTTCCAGCGAAACCCAACAATGTCGATCATGTCGGCCTATGGTGATGGGAAACTGGCCAATGTGTTGTTTACCAAAGAATTAGCTAAACGCTATGCCGATTCGGGGATTACGGCCTATGCTGTTCACCCCGGCGTGGTCAACTCGGGTTTCGGCAGCAACTTTACGGGTGCTTTCGGATTCATGATGGGCCTGGCGCGTCCCTTTATGCGGTCGCCGGAGCGCGGTGCCGAAACGTCCATTTACCTGGCCACGGCACCCATAGCGACACTAACAAAGCTGGATGGGAAAGCAGGCGGATCGGGAGGGTATTTTGCTGATTCGGCCCCAAAACAACTCCGTCATACCGATTTAACAAACAGGCAGGCCGACGATTTGTGGACTAAAAGTCTGGCCTATGTGTAG
- a CDS encoding MarR family winged helix-turn-helix transcriptional regulator — protein MTEEKTVIEEDKSVTRFSACLLFSANALSRAITAIGDEEFGRFGMCYSHAYMLCEVVGQPGITPSELSETLYLTPSTITRLVEKLEQKHLVRRESEGKKTLIYPTAEGIDLQPEIAEAWDRVGKHYSELIGEKDICRLTQQVFKAAQALG, from the coding sequence ATGACCGAAGAAAAAACAGTAATCGAAGAAGATAAATCAGTAACGCGGTTTAGTGCTTGTCTGCTGTTTTCAGCAAATGCGTTGTCAAGAGCGATCACCGCAATTGGCGATGAGGAGTTTGGTCGGTTTGGCATGTGTTACTCGCACGCCTATATGCTGTGTGAGGTGGTAGGTCAGCCGGGCATAACACCCTCTGAATTGAGCGAAACATTGTATTTGACACCATCGACAATTACGCGACTGGTCGAAAAACTGGAACAGAAACACTTGGTACGGCGCGAGTCGGAGGGCAAGAAAACCCTGATATATCCAACGGCTGAGGGCATTGACCTTCAACCTGAAATTGCAGAAGCCTGGGATCGGGTAGGGAAGCACTACTCCGAGTTAATTGGCGAAAAAGATATTTGCCGCTTAACCCAACAAGTATTTAAAGCAGCTCAGGCTTTGGGCTAG
- a CDS encoding SDR family oxidoreductase — MNISNNKILITGGASGIGLGLTERFIQENNTVIICGRRESVLQEVAEKFPSVMTRVCDLSNADERQALYQWISEEHSDLSVLVNNAGIQQWMAVSDEDFFQRAKEELVVNIEAPLHLTSLFINLPSLTSVINVTSGLAFTPLAKVPVYSATKAFFHSFTLSLRALLSNKGIEVIEMIPPALNTDLGGKGLHDQAPPVSDFINAVFDQLKQGKTELTFGFSEAMAKATPDDLRNTFSRMNGIA; from the coding sequence ATGAACATTTCAAACAATAAAATACTAATCACTGGTGGTGCATCGGGCATTGGCCTGGGACTTACCGAGCGGTTCATTCAGGAAAATAATACTGTGATCATCTGTGGAAGGAGGGAGTCAGTATTGCAGGAGGTGGCCGAAAAATTCCCGTCCGTAATGACAAGAGTCTGCGATCTGTCTAATGCCGACGAGCGGCAAGCCTTGTATCAGTGGATTTCGGAAGAGCATAGTGATTTATCGGTGCTGGTAAACAATGCGGGTATTCAACAATGGATGGCTGTTTCGGATGAGGATTTTTTCCAGCGTGCCAAAGAAGAACTTGTGGTAAATATCGAAGCCCCGCTTCATCTTACGTCCCTTTTCATCAACCTGCCATCGCTGACATCCGTCATTAATGTTACGTCGGGATTAGCTTTTACTCCGCTGGCCAAAGTGCCGGTCTATTCGGCTACCAAAGCTTTCTTTCATTCCTTTACGTTGTCGCTGCGCGCGTTGCTGAGCAACAAAGGAATTGAGGTAATCGAGATGATTCCGCCCGCACTCAATACCGACCTCGGCGGTAAAGGATTGCATGATCAGGCACCACCGGTTAGTGATTTTATTAATGCTGTTTTTGACCAGTTGAAACAAGGCAAAACCGAATTGACTTTTGGCTTTAGCGAGGCTATGGCAAAAGCAACGCCCGACGACCTGCGTAATACATTCAGCAGAATGAACGGAATCGCTTAA
- the ctlX gene encoding citrulline utilization hydrolase CtlX, translating to MQSQATSRILMIRPVNFGFNTETADSNAFQDIKLAEQTKDTVQQEAQREFDEMARQLQTLGVDVMVYEDTVEPYTPDSIFPNNWVSFHASGTVVLYPMQAENRRLERRQDIIDDLAKKYHVAKVVDLTRFEQEGKFLEGTGSLVLDRMNHVAFACMSPRTHPDVLAEFSQQTNYRVVSFHAADAAGKAIYHTNVLMCIADTFAVICLSAISDPDERLMVRQELEKLNKRIIDISLEQMASFAGNMLMVQTQKGQKLLIMSTQAHESLTDKQIDLLDDYTTIFHFDLSMIEGNGGGSARCMIAEVHLPKK from the coding sequence ATGCAATCACAGGCTACTTCCCGAATCTTAATGATTCGTCCGGTTAATTTCGGATTTAATACCGAAACCGCCGACTCGAACGCGTTTCAGGATATTAAACTGGCTGAACAAACAAAAGATACAGTTCAGCAGGAGGCCCAGCGGGAGTTCGATGAAATGGCACGCCAGCTTCAGACCCTCGGCGTAGATGTGATGGTTTACGAAGATACTGTTGAGCCGTATACACCCGATTCAATTTTTCCGAACAACTGGGTATCCTTTCACGCTAGTGGAACGGTAGTACTCTACCCGATGCAGGCCGAAAACCGTCGGCTCGAACGCCGTCAGGATATAATTGATGATCTGGCCAAAAAGTACCACGTTGCCAAAGTCGTTGATCTAACGCGCTTTGAGCAGGAAGGCAAGTTTCTGGAAGGCACCGGCAGCCTAGTGCTCGACCGGATGAATCACGTAGCCTTTGCATGCATGTCGCCCCGAACGCACCCCGACGTGCTGGCCGAGTTCAGCCAACAGACCAACTACCGTGTTGTATCGTTCCACGCAGCCGATGCAGCTGGCAAGGCTATCTATCATACCAATGTGCTGATGTGCATTGCCGATACATTTGCGGTTATATGTCTATCGGCCATCAGCGACCCCGACGAGCGGCTCATGGTACGTCAGGAACTTGAAAAACTGAATAAGCGTATTATCGACATTTCGCTGGAGCAAATGGCCAGCTTTGCCGGGAATATGCTCATGGTTCAGACCCAAAAAGGGCAGAAGCTGCTGATCATGTCTACGCAAGCCCACGAGTCGCTCACGGACAAACAAATCGACTTATTAGACGACTATACCACTATTTTTCACTTCGATCTGTCAATGATTGAAGGCAACGGTGGCGGTTCCGCCCGCTGCATGATAGCCGAGGTTCATTTGCCTAAGAAGTAG